A window from Rhea pennata isolate bPtePen1 chromosome 1, bPtePen1.pri, whole genome shotgun sequence encodes these proteins:
- the LOC134142135 gene encoding protein SCO2 homolog, mitochondrial codes for AAGAGRLPLGRRLLVAAGVGGAALAGWLYLRAQKEQQRKLRRLRELKKLSIGQGDFQLLDHTGRPRTKADFLGQWVLLYFGFTHCPDICPDELEKLSRVVELLDQDPALPRVQPLFVTVDPERDDVAAVARYVRDFHPRLLGLTGSPEQVREAGKAYRVYYSAGPKDEDDDYIVDHTVIIYLLSPDGLFMDYYNRSKTDTKIAQSVRRHMETYESLFS; via the coding sequence gccgccggcgcggggcggctgccgcTGGGGCGGCGGCTGCTGGTGGCGGCGGGCGTCGGGGGCGCGGCGCTGGCCGGCTGGCTCTACCTGCGCGCCCAGAAGGAGCAGCAACGGAAGCtgcggcggctgcgggagctgAAGAAGCTGTCGATCGGGCAGGGCGACTTCCAGCTGCTGGACCACACGGGGCGGCCCCGCACCAAGGCCGACTTCCTGGGGCAGTGGGTGCTGCTCTACTTCGGCTTCACCCACTGCCCCGACATCTGCCCCGACGAGCTGGAGAAGCTGAGCCGCGTGGTGGAGCTGTTGGACCAGGACCCGGCCCTGCCCCGCGTCCAGCCCCTCTTCGTCACCGTGGACCCCGAACGGGACGACGTGGCGGCGGTGGCCCGCTACGTGCGGGACTTCCACCCGCGGCTGCTGGGGCTGACGGGCAGCCCCGAGCAGGTGCGGGAGGCAGGCAAGGCCTACCGCGTCTACTACAGCGCCGGCCCCAAGGACGAGGACGACGACTACATCGTGGACCACACCGTCATCATCTACCTGCTCAGCCCCGACGGGCTCTTCATGGACTACTACAACCGCAGCAAGACGGACACCAAGATTGCCCAGAGCGTCCGGCGCCACATGGAGACCTACGAGTCCCTCTTCAGCTGA
- the NCAPH2 gene encoding condensin-2 complex subunit H2 isoform X1, giving the protein MEDVESRFLHLLQPIRDLTKNWEVDVAAQLGEYLEELDQICISFDGGKTTMNFIEAALLIQGSACIYSKKVEYLYSLVYQALDFISNKKREKQPSSVGEDGKDADASFGTEEEEQFLSLDDIRDTSQASVDMRKDYQPNTVDIVPLTPMALVPPEEAEKRNNPLFSRKGEILASRKDFRMNTCTPHATGAFMLELAGLSPTCFLQERRHEGNPDRAVGALGDGKEPTRLSTCGAPIPVLNFSEDGGAAGPDDDNNCDDDLPVAPEDNVEMTPAVDEHIEPQRSAPQAKGYVLRDRAAAEDPKAHIKEMLDPWQSLDPFGDSEDKPFKKGRPFVVPRGLDEVAGSKRKRKGPRKLQDFMKWFSVTYNNVADGRRTMRRGPTFADLEVLYWKQLKERFAAQRKLQQRMEPLLAQHKLAAGAEEELNVLEEERGDSCDEGAGDFGEHEDIQLEAPEELVEGAVGPCDLDSPSYEELVRRNVELFIANSQKYAQETVLSRHVREWEEKMGPLLQEQEERATFDIHRYGDQLVSCFSGVGEWRSFASLVAGKPDFEVCRYMLASLQLVSAEGAAGARALPCPGEGWRPPRSPPLPAAPCPQANDYTVEISQQPGLEEAVDTARLRLLTQERAHERFHTYKAPSVAE; this is encoded by the exons ATGGAGGACGTGGAGTCGCGCTTCCTGCACCTTCTGCAGCCCATCCGTGACCTCACCAAGAACTGGGAGGTGGACGTGGCTGCCCAGCTCGGCGAGTACCTGGAGGAG CTGGACCAAATCTGTATTTCCTTTGATGGCGGCAAAACCACTATGAATTTCATAGAAGCAGCTCTGTTAATCCAGGGCTCTGCCTGCATTTACAGTAAGAAG GTGGAATATCTCTATTCTCTAGTTTACCAGGCACTTGACTTCATTTCCAACAAAAA ACGGGAAAAGCAGCCCAGCTCTGTAGGGGAGGATGGCAAAGATGCTGATGCAAGCTTTGggactgaggaagaagag CAGTTCCTTTCCCTGGATGACATCAGAGACACCAGCCAGGCGAGCGTGGACATGAGGAAGGATTATCAGCCCAAT ACTGTGGACATTGTTCCCTTGACGCCGATGGCTTTGGTTCCTCCAGAAGAGGCTGAGAAGAGAAACAACCCTCTGTTCAG CCGGAAGGGGGAGATCTTAGCCAGCAGGAAGGATTTCCGGATGAACACATGCACCCCTCATGCCACTGGAGCCTTCATGCTGGAGCTGGCAGGCCTTTCTCCCACGTGCTTCTTGCAGGAAAGGCGCCACGAAGGGAATCCCGACAGAGCAGTAG GTGCTCTCGGTGATGGGAAGGAGCCCACGCGTCTCAGCACTTGTGGGGCACCCATCCCGGTGCTGAACTTCTCTGAAGACGGAG GTGCTGCAGGACCAGATGATGACAACAACTGTGACGATGACTTGCCTGTGGCCCCAGAGGACAACGTGGAAATGACTCCAGCCGTTGACGAACACATTGAGCCGCAGAGG AGTGCACCCCAGGCAAAAGGGTACGTGCTGCGGGACCGAGCCGCTGCTGAGGACCCCAAAGCCCACATTAAG GAAATGCTGGATCCCTGGCAAAGCCTTGACCCATTTGGTGATTCTGAAGACAAGCCATTTAAGAAAG GAAGGCCCTTTGTCGTGCCACGTGGCCTGGACGAAGTGGCTGGTAGCAAGCGGAAAAGGAAAGGACCACGAAAGCTTCAGGACTTCATGAAATGGTTCTCTGTAACCT ATAACAACGTAGCTGATGGCAGAAGAACCATGAGGAGAGGACCAACATTTGCTG ATCTGGAGGTGCTGTACtggaagcagctgaaggagcgGTTTGCTGCGCAGAGGAAGCTGCAGCAGAGAATG GAGCCGCTGCTAGCACAGCACAAGCTGGCAGCGggggctgaggaggagctgaATGTGCTGGAAGAGGAACGTGGGGACAGCTGTGATGAAGGAGCAG GTGACTTTGGGGAGCACGAAGATATCCAGCTCGAGGCCCCAGAGGAGCTGGTTGAAGGAGCCGTGG GCCCCTGCGACTTGGACTCGCCGAGCTACGAGGAGCTGGTGAGGAGGAACGTG GAGCTGTTCATCGCCAACTCCCAGAAGTACGCGCAGGAGACGGTGCTGTCCCGGCACGTCCGGGAGTGGGAGGAGAAGATGGGGccgctgctgcaggagcag GAGGAGCGAGCCACCTTCGATATCCACCGCTACGGGGACCAGCTGGTGTCCTGCTTCAGCGGCGTGGGCGAGTGGCGCTCCTTCGCCAGCCTGGTGGCCGGCAAGCCCGACTTCGAGGTGTGCCGGTACATGCTGGCCTCGCTGCAGCTGGTGAGTGCagagggggcggcgggcgcccgagccctgccctgccccggcGAGGGCTggcggcccccgcgcagcccACCCTTAcccgctgctccctgcccccagGCCAACGACTACACGGTGGAGATCTCCCAGCAGCCGGGCCTGGAGGAGGCGGTGGACACCGCGCGGCTCCGGCTCCTCACGCAGGAGCGCGCGCACGAGCGGTTCCACACCTACAAGGCCCCCTCCGTGGCCGAGTGA
- the NCAPH2 gene encoding condensin-2 complex subunit H2 isoform X3 — MEDVESRFLHLLQPIRDLTKNWEVDVAAQLGEYLEELDQICISFDGGKTTMNFIEAALLIQGSACIYSKKVEYLYSLVYQALDFISNKKREKQPSSVGEDGKDADASFGTEEEEQFLSLDDIRDTSQASVDMRKDYQPNTVDIVPLTPMALVPPEEAEKRNNPLFSRKGEILASRKDFRMNTCTPHATGAFMLELAGLSPTCFLQERRHEGNPDRAVGALGDGKEPTRLSTCGAPIPVLNFSEDGGAAGPDDDNNCDDDLPVAPEDNVEMTPAVDEHIEPQRSAPQAKGYVLRDRAAAEDPKAHIKEMLDPWQSLDPFGDSEDKPFKKGRPFVVPRGLDEVAGSKRKRKGPRKLQDFMKWFSVTYNNVADGRRTMRRGPTFADLEVLYWKQLKERFAAQRKLQQRMEPLLAQHKLAAGAEEELNVLEEERGDSCDEGAGDFGEHEDIQLEAPEELVEGAVGPCDLDSPSYEELVRRNVELFIANSQKYAQETVLSRHVREWEEKMGPLLQEQEERATFDIHRYGDQLVSCFSGVGEWRSFASLVAGKPDFEVCRYMLASLQLANDYTVEISQQPGLEEAVDTARLRLLTQERAHERFHTYKAPSVAE, encoded by the exons ATGGAGGACGTGGAGTCGCGCTTCCTGCACCTTCTGCAGCCCATCCGTGACCTCACCAAGAACTGGGAGGTGGACGTGGCTGCCCAGCTCGGCGAGTACCTGGAGGAG CTGGACCAAATCTGTATTTCCTTTGATGGCGGCAAAACCACTATGAATTTCATAGAAGCAGCTCTGTTAATCCAGGGCTCTGCCTGCATTTACAGTAAGAAG GTGGAATATCTCTATTCTCTAGTTTACCAGGCACTTGACTTCATTTCCAACAAAAA ACGGGAAAAGCAGCCCAGCTCTGTAGGGGAGGATGGCAAAGATGCTGATGCAAGCTTTGggactgaggaagaagag CAGTTCCTTTCCCTGGATGACATCAGAGACACCAGCCAGGCGAGCGTGGACATGAGGAAGGATTATCAGCCCAAT ACTGTGGACATTGTTCCCTTGACGCCGATGGCTTTGGTTCCTCCAGAAGAGGCTGAGAAGAGAAACAACCCTCTGTTCAG CCGGAAGGGGGAGATCTTAGCCAGCAGGAAGGATTTCCGGATGAACACATGCACCCCTCATGCCACTGGAGCCTTCATGCTGGAGCTGGCAGGCCTTTCTCCCACGTGCTTCTTGCAGGAAAGGCGCCACGAAGGGAATCCCGACAGAGCAGTAG GTGCTCTCGGTGATGGGAAGGAGCCCACGCGTCTCAGCACTTGTGGGGCACCCATCCCGGTGCTGAACTTCTCTGAAGACGGAG GTGCTGCAGGACCAGATGATGACAACAACTGTGACGATGACTTGCCTGTGGCCCCAGAGGACAACGTGGAAATGACTCCAGCCGTTGACGAACACATTGAGCCGCAGAGG AGTGCACCCCAGGCAAAAGGGTACGTGCTGCGGGACCGAGCCGCTGCTGAGGACCCCAAAGCCCACATTAAG GAAATGCTGGATCCCTGGCAAAGCCTTGACCCATTTGGTGATTCTGAAGACAAGCCATTTAAGAAAG GAAGGCCCTTTGTCGTGCCACGTGGCCTGGACGAAGTGGCTGGTAGCAAGCGGAAAAGGAAAGGACCACGAAAGCTTCAGGACTTCATGAAATGGTTCTCTGTAACCT ATAACAACGTAGCTGATGGCAGAAGAACCATGAGGAGAGGACCAACATTTGCTG ATCTGGAGGTGCTGTACtggaagcagctgaaggagcgGTTTGCTGCGCAGAGGAAGCTGCAGCAGAGAATG GAGCCGCTGCTAGCACAGCACAAGCTGGCAGCGggggctgaggaggagctgaATGTGCTGGAAGAGGAACGTGGGGACAGCTGTGATGAAGGAGCAG GTGACTTTGGGGAGCACGAAGATATCCAGCTCGAGGCCCCAGAGGAGCTGGTTGAAGGAGCCGTGG GCCCCTGCGACTTGGACTCGCCGAGCTACGAGGAGCTGGTGAGGAGGAACGTG GAGCTGTTCATCGCCAACTCCCAGAAGTACGCGCAGGAGACGGTGCTGTCCCGGCACGTCCGGGAGTGGGAGGAGAAGATGGGGccgctgctgcaggagcag GAGGAGCGAGCCACCTTCGATATCCACCGCTACGGGGACCAGCTGGTGTCCTGCTTCAGCGGCGTGGGCGAGTGGCGCTCCTTCGCCAGCCTGGTGGCCGGCAAGCCCGACTTCGAGGTGTGCCGGTACATGCTGGCCTCGCTGCAGCTG GCCAACGACTACACGGTGGAGATCTCCCAGCAGCCGGGCCTGGAGGAGGCGGTGGACACCGCGCGGCTCCGGCTCCTCACGCAGGAGCGCGCGCACGAGCGGTTCCACACCTACAAGGCCCCCTCCGTGGCCGAGTGA
- the NCAPH2 gene encoding condensin-2 complex subunit H2 isoform X4, with product MEDVESRFLHLLQPIRDLTKNWEVDVAAQLGEYLEELDQICISFDGGKTTMNFIEAALLIQGSACIYSKKVEYLYSLVYQALDFISNKKREKQPSSVGEDGKDADASFGTEEEEFLSLDDIRDTSQASVDMRKDYQPNTVDIVPLTPMALVPPEEAEKRNNPLFSRKGEILASRKDFRMNTCTPHATGAFMLELAGLSPTCFLQERRHEGNPDRAVGALGDGKEPTRLSTCGAPIPVLNFSEDGGAAGPDDDNNCDDDLPVAPEDNVEMTPAVDEHIEPQRSAPQAKGYVLRDRAAAEDPKAHIKEMLDPWQSLDPFGDSEDKPFKKGRPFVVPRGLDEVAGSKRKRKGPRKLQDFMKWFSVTYNNVADGRRTMRRGPTFADLEVLYWKQLKERFAAQRKLQQRMEPLLAQHKLAAGAEEELNVLEEERGDSCDEGAGDFGEHEDIQLEAPEELVEGAVGPCDLDSPSYEELVRRNVELFIANSQKYAQETVLSRHVREWEEKMGPLLQEQEERATFDIHRYGDQLVSCFSGVGEWRSFASLVAGKPDFEVCRYMLASLQLANDYTVEISQQPGLEEAVDTARLRLLTQERAHERFHTYKAPSVAE from the exons ATGGAGGACGTGGAGTCGCGCTTCCTGCACCTTCTGCAGCCCATCCGTGACCTCACCAAGAACTGGGAGGTGGACGTGGCTGCCCAGCTCGGCGAGTACCTGGAGGAG CTGGACCAAATCTGTATTTCCTTTGATGGCGGCAAAACCACTATGAATTTCATAGAAGCAGCTCTGTTAATCCAGGGCTCTGCCTGCATTTACAGTAAGAAG GTGGAATATCTCTATTCTCTAGTTTACCAGGCACTTGACTTCATTTCCAACAAAAA ACGGGAAAAGCAGCCCAGCTCTGTAGGGGAGGATGGCAAAGATGCTGATGCAAGCTTTGggactgaggaagaagag TTCCTTTCCCTGGATGACATCAGAGACACCAGCCAGGCGAGCGTGGACATGAGGAAGGATTATCAGCCCAAT ACTGTGGACATTGTTCCCTTGACGCCGATGGCTTTGGTTCCTCCAGAAGAGGCTGAGAAGAGAAACAACCCTCTGTTCAG CCGGAAGGGGGAGATCTTAGCCAGCAGGAAGGATTTCCGGATGAACACATGCACCCCTCATGCCACTGGAGCCTTCATGCTGGAGCTGGCAGGCCTTTCTCCCACGTGCTTCTTGCAGGAAAGGCGCCACGAAGGGAATCCCGACAGAGCAGTAG GTGCTCTCGGTGATGGGAAGGAGCCCACGCGTCTCAGCACTTGTGGGGCACCCATCCCGGTGCTGAACTTCTCTGAAGACGGAG GTGCTGCAGGACCAGATGATGACAACAACTGTGACGATGACTTGCCTGTGGCCCCAGAGGACAACGTGGAAATGACTCCAGCCGTTGACGAACACATTGAGCCGCAGAGG AGTGCACCCCAGGCAAAAGGGTACGTGCTGCGGGACCGAGCCGCTGCTGAGGACCCCAAAGCCCACATTAAG GAAATGCTGGATCCCTGGCAAAGCCTTGACCCATTTGGTGATTCTGAAGACAAGCCATTTAAGAAAG GAAGGCCCTTTGTCGTGCCACGTGGCCTGGACGAAGTGGCTGGTAGCAAGCGGAAAAGGAAAGGACCACGAAAGCTTCAGGACTTCATGAAATGGTTCTCTGTAACCT ATAACAACGTAGCTGATGGCAGAAGAACCATGAGGAGAGGACCAACATTTGCTG ATCTGGAGGTGCTGTACtggaagcagctgaaggagcgGTTTGCTGCGCAGAGGAAGCTGCAGCAGAGAATG GAGCCGCTGCTAGCACAGCACAAGCTGGCAGCGggggctgaggaggagctgaATGTGCTGGAAGAGGAACGTGGGGACAGCTGTGATGAAGGAGCAG GTGACTTTGGGGAGCACGAAGATATCCAGCTCGAGGCCCCAGAGGAGCTGGTTGAAGGAGCCGTGG GCCCCTGCGACTTGGACTCGCCGAGCTACGAGGAGCTGGTGAGGAGGAACGTG GAGCTGTTCATCGCCAACTCCCAGAAGTACGCGCAGGAGACGGTGCTGTCCCGGCACGTCCGGGAGTGGGAGGAGAAGATGGGGccgctgctgcaggagcag GAGGAGCGAGCCACCTTCGATATCCACCGCTACGGGGACCAGCTGGTGTCCTGCTTCAGCGGCGTGGGCGAGTGGCGCTCCTTCGCCAGCCTGGTGGCCGGCAAGCCCGACTTCGAGGTGTGCCGGTACATGCTGGCCTCGCTGCAGCTG GCCAACGACTACACGGTGGAGATCTCCCAGCAGCCGGGCCTGGAGGAGGCGGTGGACACCGCGCGGCTCCGGCTCCTCACGCAGGAGCGCGCGCACGAGCGGTTCCACACCTACAAGGCCCCCTCCGTGGCCGAGTGA
- the NCAPH2 gene encoding condensin-2 complex subunit H2 isoform X2, translated as MEDVESRFLHLLQPIRDLTKNWEVDVAAQLGEYLEELDQICISFDGGKTTMNFIEAALLIQGSACIYSKKVEYLYSLVYQALDFISNKKREKQPSSVGEDGKDADASFGTEEEEFLSLDDIRDTSQASVDMRKDYQPNTVDIVPLTPMALVPPEEAEKRNNPLFSRKGEILASRKDFRMNTCTPHATGAFMLELAGLSPTCFLQERRHEGNPDRAVGALGDGKEPTRLSTCGAPIPVLNFSEDGGAAGPDDDNNCDDDLPVAPEDNVEMTPAVDEHIEPQRSAPQAKGYVLRDRAAAEDPKAHIKEMLDPWQSLDPFGDSEDKPFKKGRPFVVPRGLDEVAGSKRKRKGPRKLQDFMKWFSVTYNNVADGRRTMRRGPTFADLEVLYWKQLKERFAAQRKLQQRMEPLLAQHKLAAGAEEELNVLEEERGDSCDEGAGDFGEHEDIQLEAPEELVEGAVGPCDLDSPSYEELVRRNVELFIANSQKYAQETVLSRHVREWEEKMGPLLQEQEERATFDIHRYGDQLVSCFSGVGEWRSFASLVAGKPDFEVCRYMLASLQLVSAEGAAGARALPCPGEGWRPPRSPPLPAAPCPQANDYTVEISQQPGLEEAVDTARLRLLTQERAHERFHTYKAPSVAE; from the exons ATGGAGGACGTGGAGTCGCGCTTCCTGCACCTTCTGCAGCCCATCCGTGACCTCACCAAGAACTGGGAGGTGGACGTGGCTGCCCAGCTCGGCGAGTACCTGGAGGAG CTGGACCAAATCTGTATTTCCTTTGATGGCGGCAAAACCACTATGAATTTCATAGAAGCAGCTCTGTTAATCCAGGGCTCTGCCTGCATTTACAGTAAGAAG GTGGAATATCTCTATTCTCTAGTTTACCAGGCACTTGACTTCATTTCCAACAAAAA ACGGGAAAAGCAGCCCAGCTCTGTAGGGGAGGATGGCAAAGATGCTGATGCAAGCTTTGggactgaggaagaagag TTCCTTTCCCTGGATGACATCAGAGACACCAGCCAGGCGAGCGTGGACATGAGGAAGGATTATCAGCCCAAT ACTGTGGACATTGTTCCCTTGACGCCGATGGCTTTGGTTCCTCCAGAAGAGGCTGAGAAGAGAAACAACCCTCTGTTCAG CCGGAAGGGGGAGATCTTAGCCAGCAGGAAGGATTTCCGGATGAACACATGCACCCCTCATGCCACTGGAGCCTTCATGCTGGAGCTGGCAGGCCTTTCTCCCACGTGCTTCTTGCAGGAAAGGCGCCACGAAGGGAATCCCGACAGAGCAGTAG GTGCTCTCGGTGATGGGAAGGAGCCCACGCGTCTCAGCACTTGTGGGGCACCCATCCCGGTGCTGAACTTCTCTGAAGACGGAG GTGCTGCAGGACCAGATGATGACAACAACTGTGACGATGACTTGCCTGTGGCCCCAGAGGACAACGTGGAAATGACTCCAGCCGTTGACGAACACATTGAGCCGCAGAGG AGTGCACCCCAGGCAAAAGGGTACGTGCTGCGGGACCGAGCCGCTGCTGAGGACCCCAAAGCCCACATTAAG GAAATGCTGGATCCCTGGCAAAGCCTTGACCCATTTGGTGATTCTGAAGACAAGCCATTTAAGAAAG GAAGGCCCTTTGTCGTGCCACGTGGCCTGGACGAAGTGGCTGGTAGCAAGCGGAAAAGGAAAGGACCACGAAAGCTTCAGGACTTCATGAAATGGTTCTCTGTAACCT ATAACAACGTAGCTGATGGCAGAAGAACCATGAGGAGAGGACCAACATTTGCTG ATCTGGAGGTGCTGTACtggaagcagctgaaggagcgGTTTGCTGCGCAGAGGAAGCTGCAGCAGAGAATG GAGCCGCTGCTAGCACAGCACAAGCTGGCAGCGggggctgaggaggagctgaATGTGCTGGAAGAGGAACGTGGGGACAGCTGTGATGAAGGAGCAG GTGACTTTGGGGAGCACGAAGATATCCAGCTCGAGGCCCCAGAGGAGCTGGTTGAAGGAGCCGTGG GCCCCTGCGACTTGGACTCGCCGAGCTACGAGGAGCTGGTGAGGAGGAACGTG GAGCTGTTCATCGCCAACTCCCAGAAGTACGCGCAGGAGACGGTGCTGTCCCGGCACGTCCGGGAGTGGGAGGAGAAGATGGGGccgctgctgcaggagcag GAGGAGCGAGCCACCTTCGATATCCACCGCTACGGGGACCAGCTGGTGTCCTGCTTCAGCGGCGTGGGCGAGTGGCGCTCCTTCGCCAGCCTGGTGGCCGGCAAGCCCGACTTCGAGGTGTGCCGGTACATGCTGGCCTCGCTGCAGCTGGTGAGTGCagagggggcggcgggcgcccgagccctgccctgccccggcGAGGGCTggcggcccccgcgcagcccACCCTTAcccgctgctccctgcccccagGCCAACGACTACACGGTGGAGATCTCCCAGCAGCCGGGCCTGGAGGAGGCGGTGGACACCGCGCGGCTCCGGCTCCTCACGCAGGAGCGCGCGCACGAGCGGTTCCACACCTACAAGGCCCCCTCCGTGGCCGAGTGA